A genomic region of Platichthys flesus chromosome 4, fPlaFle2.1, whole genome shotgun sequence contains the following coding sequences:
- the tekt1 gene encoding tektin-1: MDQSIPQQTAPPDLRSIEVTRKKSELFSGECMRLIQETHKASKRMHHNDNIQLDQRVKDIQFLKKELELKEEIIEEIDNLTAFQGRVVKALEACKEPLRVTTLCLQERINRPPTETQQDEVTRELQREGDAAEGAATLLQRVVEQISEQIRLNQSARYHLEEDLKEKYKAQCIDHTCTLMTINSIKTQLDSKKNKSLSQSSAVTPQQWESTSEMNIAKAERQKTNSLSLRAFAESVLDQTAADMLKQVQATKIAFQLNVNQIKSAKNQMESQLNKILSEFSSVQKIREDLQVAITQKEEFLSLAQARMDLRHQRPDRERCHDPAQMQLLTEVQQLKAHIRTLGEAVARSEEAQCALVRCQRELQDHINMKATALYVDEVICAQHRESIVIHNF; the protein is encoded by the exons ATGGACCAAAGCATTCCTCAGCAAACAGCTCCACCTGATCTCAGGAGTATTGAGGTCACAAGGAAAAAGTCAGAGCTCTTCAGTGGAGAATGTATGAGGCTGATCCAAGAGACTCATAAGGCATCTAAACGCATGCATCATAATGACAACATACAACTTG ATCAGAGGGTCAAAGACATCCAGTTCCTGAAGAAGGAGttggagctgaaggaggagatCATTGAGGAGATTGATAACCTCACAGCGTTCCAGGGCCGGGTGGTGAAGGCGCTGGAGGCCTGCAAGGAGCCTCTGAGGGTCACTactctctgtctgcaggagaG GATCAACCGTCCTCCCACTGAGACCCAGCAGGATGAGGTGaccagagagctgcagagggagggggaTGCTGCAGAGGGGGCGGCTACCCTCCTGCAGCGTGTAGTGGAGCAGATATCTGAGCAGATTCG ACTGAACCAATCTGCCAGGTACCATTTAGAGGAAGATCTGAAGGAAAAGTATAAGGCTCAGTGCATCGACCACACCTGCACCCTCATGACCATCAATTCCATCAAAACACAGCTGGattccaaaaaaaacaagagtctTTCGCAGAG TTCGGCAGTGACTCCTCAGCAGTGGGAGAGCACCTCCGAGATGAACATAGCCAAAGCGGAGCGGCAGAAGACCAACTCGCTGTCACTGCGGGCCTTCGCGGAGTCTGTCCTGGACCAGACGGCTGCTGACATGCTGAAGCAGGTCCAGGCTACAAAAATAGCCTTTCAGCTGAACGTCAATCAAATCAAGTCTGCCAAGAACCAGATGGAGAGTCAACTGAACAAG ATTCTGTCTGAGTTTTCCAGCGTTCAGAAGATCCGAGAGGATCTCCAGGTGGCCATCACACAGAAGGAAGAGTTCCTGAGTCTGGCCCAGGCACGGATGGATTTGCGTCACCAGAGGCCTGACAGAGAGCGATGTCACGATCCGGCACAGATGCAGCTGCTCACTGAGGTCCAGCAGCTCAAAGCCCACATCAGAAC ACTGGGTGAGGCAGTGGCCCGGTCGGAGGAGGCGCAGTGTGCTCTGGTTCGCTGCCAGCGCGAGCTGCAGGATCACATCAACATGAAGGCCACCGCTCTCTACGTCGATGAGGTCATTTGCGCCCAGCACAGGGAGTCCATTGTCATACACAACTTCTGA
- the xaf1 gene encoding XIAP-associated factor 1, translating into MDNTGGTRTCGLCHKEVAEANFALHETHCRRFLCLCPDCDEAVPRDQLNQHREKEHTPTRCPKCNQKMERCRLKDHESDECVERLQACQFCDLELPWKQLGEHCLACGSRTELCRDCSRYVRLRDQPEHALTCPAADNHASPPQAASAPTNMITFTCSGCMGFFSAEDIETHELACISASGWDYSGKEKKKHKKEERVKKEEEEFPGQVTIPQLSSIYKAASLSNTTHNGTLGEGDEDQIKLCPHCHLALPLFTLRRHQAKCKIYNHLK; encoded by the exons ATGGACAACACGGGCGGAACACGCACCTGCGGCCTGTG CCACAAAGAGGTTGCAGAGGCCAACTTCGCTCTGCACGAGACGCACTGCAGACGCTTCTTATGTCTCTGTCCTGACTGTGATGAGGCAGTTCCTCGAGACCAACTGAaccaacacagagagaaagagcacactccg aCGAGATGTCCCAAGTGCAACCAAAAGATGGAGCGTTGTCGCCTGAAGGATCACGAG TCTGATGAGTGTGTTGAGCGCCTGCAGGCCTGTCAGTTCTGTGATCTGGAGCTGCCGTGGAAGCAGCTGGGAGAACACTGTCTGGCGTGTGGGAGTCGCACGGAGCTCTGCAGGGACTGCAGCCGCTACGTCAGACTGAGGGACCAGCCGGAGCACGCCTTGACCTGCCCGGCTGCTGACAATCATGCAAGTCCTCCTCAAGCGGCCAGCGCACCAACAAACATGA TAACATTTACCTGCAGCGGATGCATGGGATTTTTTTCTGCTGAGGACATAGAGACACATGAG CTTGCTTGTATCTCTGCGTCCGGGTGGGACTACTctggaaaggaaaagaagaagcataaaaaggaagagagggttaaaaaggaggaagaggagttccCTGGGCAGGTGACTATTCCTCAGCTAAGCAGCATCTATAAGGCAGCCTCCCTGTCAAACACAACCCACAATGGTACCCTgggtgaaggagatgaagaccAGATCAAGCTCTGTCCCCACTGTCATCTGGCCCTGCCTCTCTTCACACTGCGCAGGCATCAG gcaaAGTGCAAAATCTACAATCACCTGaaataa